A window of the Xenopus laevis strain J_2021 chromosome 9_10L, Xenopus_laevis_v10.1, whole genome shotgun sequence genome harbors these coding sequences:
- the ube2g2.L gene encoding ubiquitin conjugating enzyme E2 G2 L homeolog, producing the protein MAGTALKRLMAEYKQLTLNPPEGIVAGPINEENFFEWEALIMGPEDTCFECGVFPAILSFPLDYPLSPPKMRFTCEMFHPNIYPDGRVCISILHAPGDDPMGYESSAERWSPVQSVEKILLSVVSMLAEPNDESGANVDASKMWREDREQFNTIARQTVQKSLGL; encoded by the exons aattaaCTTTGAATCCACCAGAGGGGATTGTAGCTG GCCCCATTAATGAGGAGAATTTCTTTGAATGGGAGGCTCTAATCAT GGGCCCAGAAGACACATGTTTTGAGTGTGGTGTTTTCCCAGCAATCCTTAGTTTTCCTCTTGATTATCCACTTAGCCCTCCAAAAATGAGATTTACCTGTGAGATGTTTCATCCAAACA TATATCCAGATGGGAGGGTGTGCATCTCCATCCTGCATGCCCCAGGAGATGACCCCATGGGTTATGAGAGCAGTGCTGAGAGGTGGAGCCCTGTTCAGAGTGTGGAGAAGATACTGCTTTCTGTTGTGAGCATGTTAGCAG AGCCCAATGATGAAAGTGGAGCAAATGTGGATGCCTCAAAAATGTGGAGAGAAGACCGTGAGCAATTTAACACAATTGCAAGACAGACTGTGCAGAAATCATTAGGGCTGTGA